The Cryptomeria japonica chromosome 6, Sugi_1.0, whole genome shotgun sequence genomic interval TGAACCATGTTATAAACAATTTCTAGATAGAAAAGTATATCTATAAGCCTCCTTAGATCGCCACACTTGTTAGATTGCATTTCACTATTCTGTCAATTTTAAAAGTCGGCCATTAAAAACGTTTGACGAAAGTCGGCCATTAAAAACGCTTGACGAAGTGTCAAATGTTGATAACCATCACGAAATTGTCTATTCACTTATTTCCATCAAAACATTTCCATCAAAACAGTAATTGTTGAATGCTGGTATATCTATAAATAAGTCCTTGTTTTTAGTGTTTTTAGTTTTGAGTGATAGTTTTTTCCCTTAAGATCATATAATCATCTAAAAGATTGCATGCCTATCTTAAGTGCATTATAATTTGAGGGAGTAGGTATTTTTCAAACCCTTTCAATTGATAACTTTAAAAAGTTCTTCATGAATGTTGAGTAGATAACTCTTCTTCATTGAAGCATGGAGAGGATTTTAAAGAAAGATTTTACATATATTTAAGAATAAAGAAAAACCACTTCGCCTTGAGCTCTACTTTTCAAATTCCACACGATGATGTGCCAACAATTCCTGAACAATAAAACACTAAAGACTTAGCAGAGGCGACACAACTTTTATTTAAGTCTGTACATACATACTACTAACCATAATACTCTTCTACCAAATATTTCCTCGCATGAAAATGCctgccaacacaaacaacaacaacaagcccAAATGTCAATTTACACAATTGAAATTAAGCAAAATATGAAAATGGGGGAAAAGCTCAGAAAATAAAAAGTAAAGATCTTTACCGCGTCGTTGAATGTTGCAGCGGCGTGGTGAAGTGTTGCAGCGAGAAGGGAGTTCTCTGGCTCTCTCCAATATTTCTTGTTGGCGTTCTCGCCCTTGCCCACCTCCCTGCTGATTGAAatattctccctctccctctccctctccctgctCTTGGTCGAACACTCGCTGAATGGCGTCGCAACGGCACTGCTGGGGCACCTGCCGCAGCTCTTCGCAGCACCTGCGTGGGGGTTGCCCCTGCTGCCCCTGGCCGTTCTCAGACTGTCCTCTCATGAAATTTCTGCACTCGGACAGCCGCTGCGGGTCACACTGTTGCTGCTCCCCCTGGTTCTTCTCCTCACACTCTGCCACTGCCATTGTGAAGGAGATGAGGGCTAACACGCCCATCGCCACCCATTTCGTCGATTGCTGCTTCATTTTGGGgaaaattcaaattgttttggAAATATGCTCAAATGTGGTAGTAAAAGATCTGTCCGTGGAGAAACAGGGGAGGAGGAGAAAGGTATAAGTAGGGAAGGGAGTGGAGGACGTAGCTTTGTTTGCATGGAAGACATGCAGGTGGGTGTGGAACACGTAAGTTAATCTTGCATGGTGGCAATGGCGGGCATCTAAGCAGCATGCGGCGTCCAGACAGCACAGGTAGATGCCAAGAGCAGAGATTTTACCAGCTTTTTTCTGATTACAAAACTTACGGCATTTCGGTTTTCacttgtgttttattacctagatTTTCCAGCCAATGATAAATTTTGGGGAGTAACAATTTCGATGAGCTCATTGACGCCAATATTAGAAACAGAGACTCCATCCCCATGATGGGACAGTGTGGAACAAAAGGCGTACTCGTGTTCATCCACGTTAATAAAGCTGAACATCGTAACGATCCATCTAGGTCATGGCCGTGGTAATAGATTTGTTAATGAAAAAGCATGCACTATGTCTTTCACAAATTAGTGTTACGGATGTTGTCTATCACAATAAGTTTGTTCACACTCACATTATCAAAGTTAGTTCTCAAGCTAATGCTTTTATAGTTTCTGGAgttttgttttgttattatgtataCCTGAGCAAATGCTAGTCGCATGGAATGTCATACATGGAGGTTACGTATAGAAAGACATGCTGGAGAATGGAGAATGCACATGACGTGTTGGTGCAATGTGAATTGCGGATAGGAGCTTATAAGCTATTAGAAAAAACCTGATAATAATTGTATATCAATCTTATAAATTGTAAAGTGATTACCTCAAATAGCTAGTAGCTGAAGTCTATTTGGAAGATGAGTATCTAGTGAACAATAACTGATATAATAAAATGAACAGATTTTATAATGCAATGTTGTCTTCTTTTATACTATTTTTATATACACTTttactcttattattattatttttaatacacACATTTCTAAACATAACTTCTTTATCTTAATCGTTTTATTTTTATCGTTTTATTTTTTCTTGTATAAATTAACatctataataatttttttaaataatacaaacatttatttaaattttttttatttctttagccTATACTGAAAGAGAAATCCTCATTTACTTGCACATAGCTGCACGTGAGTGTTCTGGACGtgcaaaaataaaatatatcaagaTTCATATTCATTTAACTATGAGGGAACCCTAATTTTATGGGAATGTCATGTCAAGGCTTAATCGAATGAATGGTTTACATTATTATTTTCTCCATCCACAGGGTCTAAAATTCTAGAAAATCGTATATTAGGCAAATATACAACATAAACCATGAAATTGTATGGTACAATCTATACATCTTCTAATGAGGTACTGGCTAATTAAGAGCCTTGATATTTGCATACTAATGGCTATTGATATACAACATATAAAATTCTACGCCAGAGGCTAGAAATTTACAATATAAAATTCTACGCCAGAAGCCAGAAATTGTATATTAGGCAAATATACAACATAAAATTCTACACCAGAAGCCAGAAATTTTTCTGCCAGTGGCTATTGATGAGGTACCCACCAATCTTGATTCTCTGCTTCCTTACACCCAATGTCAAGCACTCAGTATTTCCAATGCATCTCTCCTTGTATGGAACATTCTGCAAATGGATCATCATTATACTCTAGTTTTATACAGTAaccaatgcaaatgcaagaaaacatATGGATCTCTTCGTACCTCTGGAATAATGAAGGCCTTCTCTACCCTATGACAAGCACTGAGGCTTCCAGTTTGTTGACCTGGTTTACAACTGTTTGTGCTTTATGACCTCCCACCACAACAACTTCAGATTGTACTTGACAGAACAATCATTCATGTATTGGAtttaaaatgaaatagaaaacaaCATTTTACAAAAATATGGAAGAAAAAATATGGAAGAACAACATCAGGTGCTACAATTTGAGCCATGATAGTTGGCTATCAATAGCTTTGAAACTTCAAAACTATCCAAGAAACTTCGAGACCATCAAATTATGTAAAATATTCAGCAATTATTCCGGTATTCGTAACAAAATTTTGCAGGAATGATGAAAATATTTGGTTAGAACAGAATCCAAGAGAGATAACCCAAGTTTACTGCTTCTTCATGAAGCCATCCCTACACTATCATATTAAAACATTCTTTATAACTTTCTAGAGCCCATTTTTAACTAATGAATTTGCTTTTGAAGTcaataaaattgatccttttatagtTAGCTTTACACCTAAGTGCAGTGGCATTAGTAGTGTGTCTAGTGTTCAGGATATGTTGAAAAGTTCCGTTAAATACCTTTGGACGGCGTGCCTTGGATAGTCACTCCAGGGAGTTCGCCAAATCAAATCCCTTACCAGAGCAGCAAAAATTATCTGCATtgagttcacataaatgtaaggaAGGCAATTATTATCCACAGAACTGCAACTAAAGAGCTGGAATCAAGCATACATCTAGTCCAAAATGTAATATGCGGAATGCCGATTAGAAACCTATCTAGTTACATAAATGTTAAGTAGCAAAGGTAGTAAGTCTCGCTGCGCCATCTGTTGCCACGAGCAGGAACCTTCTTCTGGACAAATAAATACTGTACTCTGAGAATCACAATAGAAAAGTTGCAAAATTAGATGAAGCTTGAGAGGAGGCCTGAAATCAATTCAAAGACATACTGCAAAACATGATCAGCAAAGTAACAGCCAAAGGAGGGTAACAATGAACCAAAATAAGCAAGCTCAGCGCAAGATATTTTTGCATACTCTATCGACAACTTTTCATCAGCTGAACACTATACCTCTTTCAGTAGAATTCAAATACTATACCTGTCATTATTTTTTCGATGTATCAAAGCGTACCTCAGATAGGTGTTCAGGTTGCTGTGAGGAAAAACAAAGATGCTTCAAAGGGCTATTTCCAAAGAAATTTCATGCTTTCAAAGAGAAATTTGTCAGTTGCAATCTATAGAGGAAATGCATTGATAGTGTAGTTTGGGGAGGATATGTTAATAGTTAAAGGACAAAATATATAttggtatatatatgtatgtaggcaGGAAGATAGAAAGCCATATAAGGCAAGGGGTGGTATGTATTGGACACCAAACAATGTAACAAAAACAGGCACCGCTTGTTTCACTCCCAAGCAACCATTTATGTTGTAGAAATGTTGACTGCAATCTGATAATATCCATGTTATTTGGTTTTATTTCTATGATGTGGAATGGTGAAGTAAATAGCTGCCGAGAAGTGAAACATGGGTGCCTGTTTGTGTTTTTGATCGGCGACAACAAAGTCGAAGAGTAATGAAAGCAATTTATGGGGACTTAAAGGACATTGCATTTGTTTCGGGTGCAAGGTCATGATTATTCATGTTTACCTTTTCTTTCATCAGCAGTATAGGTTGTTGCCAGTTCACCATTGATTGGGTGGAGAAATCTTCAAGCTGCACAATCTGGCAAATAGGACAGCCATAGTAAATTGTCATGGATCAACATGAGTAAAATTGTATAGGTAGAACTCCATAGCTATATTTAAGACGACCATTATATTGGTGGCATTTATAGATTAAATTACATGAGTAAGATTACAAAAGCATGCTTCCTCTTTCACAAAGCGACTCGTTGTAGGTGAGCTTCTTCCTTTTTTCTTATGTCTGTATGCATTGTTCTTCATTTTTGTGTACCTTTTCGTAAGAGAATGTCAGATATATGTGGAGACTGTCCAAGGATTTCACTCTGGATATTTCAGTCTGGTTCTTCTCAAACTCAGATTAAGAAACCAAAGTATAAAGTAATCAAATTCCAAATATAAAACAAATCAAATATTGTTGGGATTGATAAAGAACCCATAAAGAGCCCTAGAAACAATAGTTTTCAATAGATCTTCCATGAGGAATAGTCCAATGGGCTTACTCTAGTACTAGGGCAGAGAGATTATCATAATAATGATCTAGGTTTGAGTAGACATTCTCCCAATGTTAATGTGCACGCTATAAGGAAGGCCATATCACAAAGGCTAGACATAAGTCCTAGGAAAAT includes:
- the LOC131056566 gene encoding 2S albumin-like cysteine protease inhibitor, giving the protein MKQQSTKWVAMGVLALISFTMAVAECEEKNQGEQQQCDPQRLSECRNFMRGQSENGQGQQGQPPRRCCEELRQVPQQCRCDAIQRVFDQEQGEGEGEGEYFNQQGGGQGRERQQEILERARELPSRCNTSPRRCNIQRRGIFMRGNIW